One Helicobacter pylori NCTC 11637 = CCUG 17874 = ATCC 43504 = JCM 12093 genomic window, GCGTGAATATTTTGAAACAAAGGCTTTAAATGCAAGATTTAAAAGTAATCTCTAAGCATTATACTAAGGCGTTGAAAAACCACACTAAAGGCGATTTAGCGTTATTAGAAGAAATTGTCGTGGGGCTTAAAAATGTAACAGAAGCCATAAAATTGCACAGACTCAACCAGGTGTTAGCTCATGTTTCTTTAAAAGTTAAAAAAGAGATTGTATTTGAAATCTTAGAAAAAATAACTTCTATAAAAGCATGTTCAGTTTTAAAGCCTGTAATGGAAGTGGTGTTAAAAAATAACAGGCTTGATGTGTTGGAATTGATCACTGAAGAGCTGTCTTTTGATTCTAAAAAGACTTTAGAAGCCACACTTTTAGTCCCACAAAAGCTTGAAGATAATGAACTAGAAGAAGTGCGACAAAAATTGCAAGCGCGTTTTAACGCTCCTGTAGAAATCACTCAAGACACTTGGTCTAAAAAAGGGATTTCTTTGAGCGTTTCAAGCCTGGATTTAGAAATAGGCTTTTCTAAAGAAGATATTTTAAAGAAAATAGAAAAACAGGTTATTCAATCTATTTAATCAATCTAAGGAGATAAAGATAATGTCCCAACTAAAATTGGAAGAAATCAGCTCGGTTATTGAAGAAAAAATCAAGAATTTTGAACTTGATTGCGATATGGCTGAAGTAGGAAAAGTCGTTTCATACGCTGATGGTGTGGCTAAGGTTTATGGCTTAAATGGTGTGATGTCGTATGAAGTGCTGGAGTTTGAAACAGGGGATAAAGGCGTTGCGGCTAACTTAGAAGAAGATAGCGTTGGCGTGATTGTGTTTGGTTTTGGCAACAATATTAAAGAGGGGACTAGCGTTAAACGCACGAAGAGTTTGATGAAAGTTCCTGTTGGCGATGCGGTTGTAGGGCGTGTGCTAAACGCTTTGGGTGAGCCTATTGATGGCAAGGGTGAGATAGAAACGAATGAGTTCAGTCTCATCGAGCAAAAAGCCCCAGGCATTATGGACAGAAAATCTGTGCATGAGCCTTTGCAAACTGGCATTAAAGCCATTGATGCGTTGGTGCCTATTGGACGCGGGCAAAGGGAATTGATTATTGGTGATAAACAAACCGGTAAAACCACCGTAGCGATCGATGCGATCATTAACCAAAAAGGGCAAAATGTGATCTGTATCTATGTGGCTATTGGGCAAAAAGAATCCACTGTCGCGCAAGTGGTCCGCAAATTAGAAGAATACGGGGCGATGGAATACAGCGTCGTGA contains:
- a CDS encoding F0F1 ATP synthase subunit delta; the encoded protein is MQDLKVISKHYTKALKNHTKGDLALLEEIVVGLKNVTEAIKLHRLNQVLAHVSLKVKKEIVFEILEKITSIKACSVLKPVMEVVLKNNRLDVLELITEELSFDSKKTLEATLLVPQKLEDNELEEVRQKLQARFNAPVEITQDTWSKKGISLSVSSLDLEIGFSKEDILKKIEKQVIQSI